Genomic segment of Eupeodes corollae chromosome 2, idEupCoro1.1, whole genome shotgun sequence:
tgtcattattttaaataggaacagattgaataaaatatgattttattaattttgaaaagttacagAATTTATCGTTTAGTATTagttaataaaaactttgaaagctttgtaatcccaatgtttttgatataatttaaatgaaaaatcaacgtaaaaattgatacgtaTTTTGTCAGGGGAGGAATTGTGAAAGCTAAGAATAAGTAATGActtaaaaagtaagaattttacacaaaattgcAGAttgaagaatatattttttttgaggtgataCTAACCTTTGGGAAAAATATATGATTTCAAAacaatcatcttacacagacggaaaaGTATAAACAATCGAATTTGATAGTCAAAAAATGATACTCAACTATCAGCTTAGCCAATTTCACCCCAGTTCTATATGTTTCAAACAtcgacatactatacatggactgctagtagccaacttcacgatggttccacttttaaaggacaaaacactagcgcaaagagggctatgcggataaattgtgtaacatttaatacTCACAGCCACTGCTGTCGTTCTTGCTACTATAaaagtattttactattttcagagTCAACTGCTACACTACCCACGGACGAAAACTActccccaaaataaaacaatttcaattgtcaatttcttatttaataaataaaaagtattgaatttaaattatttatttcaacaatattattttaaaatgttggcctttaagcagtgaaagcaaaaatttggtACGACATTACATCCCTCTATTTATCTGTTTTCATAACATTAACCTTCGCAATAGGCCAATtgactttttttgaaatcagtctttaaattaaaaatggttgtaagaaacacttaggtgacataaattagaagaTGCCTCTGAAAGAAATCAGAAGAAGCGTTCTTGGGAGCGATGTTTTATCTGAAGAGCAAGTCCTGGACGAATTGAATCATATGAACGTTAATAGACTTTATGAATATTGTGTAATTGCGCTCAGATATAGAGCAAGAATAATTAACgaagatttttgattaaacaaacctttaactgcatcttatttgaatttttaaattttattggtttccatataattccttattttaaacacatatgttatttaaaacgGTTATAgctttgtaattaaattaatatattatagttgtcaatctggcagacggcaaatgccatgtcataatgatttttgtaaatgtaaaaacgtatctattgttaaattcaaatgttgatccaataaaatccaaattatctatctatctatctatcataaattagaactcagaaccgtctaaaccatctcaataaagagagtagttttgaaatgacagtggtttgtatgtaacacttccaagaatttcgagagaaaatcatacaaaattcttaaaagtgttacatacaacccaccgtcatttcaaaactattctcttaattgagatggttcagacggttctgagttctaatttatgtcacctaagtgtttcttacaaccattttcaattaaaagaatgatttcaaaaaattcccatgtaaaagtattttcaacattttttgattctcaaaaaaaaagttaaaacaattttttgatggaaattttttgaaataattttttgaatttaatagagtttacggaatcagttagcagacataaattaaaactccgaaccgtttgaaccatcccaaagaagagagtagttttgaaatgacggtgagttgtatgtaacacttttaagaattttgtatgattttctctcgaaattcttggaagtgttacatacaaaccactgtcatttcaaaactactcccttcattgagatggttcagacggttctgagttctaatttatgtcacctaagtgtttctcacaaccattttcaattaaaagaatgatttaaaaaaattcccatgtaaaagtattttcaacattttttgattctcaaaaaaaaagttaaaacaattttttgatggaaattttttgaaataattttttgaatttaatagagtttacggaatcagttagcagacataaattaaaactccgaaccgtttgaaccatcccaaagaagagagtagttttgaaatgacggtgagttgtatgtaacacttttaagaattttgtatgattttctctcgaaattcttggaagtgttacatacaaaccactgtcatttcaaaactactcccttcattgagatggttcagacggttctgagttctaatttatgtcacctaagtgtttctcacaaccattttcaattaaaagaatgatttaaaaaaattcccatgtaaaagtattttcaacatttttttctgctgcagctttctcgattttatttatgttttttgacatttaaagcagggttgcccatagaacattttgctcaatgatttttttttgttccttttttttgggcaaaatattacccataaattatgtcaaatatacattttttggacttaattatttgaatttcaccaattaattagttttgttaaaatatctaattatttcatggattatataccaaataaataaatataaagcttctcgctttttatttaaaaaatattttatttcagtcaaattaaaatgttcatatggcaatacaggttttatttaatttgtttgcaatgataccaacatttacatgtgaaatcacaatgatagagcgctccttgttgtgaaaaaaagaattaaattttggatctcaaattgagatccaaacacaaagcaggatcttgtgttgttgttgtaatgcatgtaaatccaagatccggatcagatcatggtgataataaaacgtggatattattattttcagtttttaattttgttcagggGCCAagcatttgtttgttgtttttctttgttttattcctccttatttaagaaaatactccccaaaatgatagaaaaatactactcttgaaatttttaaaacgacagcactgctcacagcaaaaaaaacatggcatcgtttgtcttcaacaaattatactagagGTCAATACAttctatgtcaaaaaaagattttctcaactaaatacaaacagatgtcgctaaatatttcatacCTTTTTTTGCCACTGGGCCTGaaagggctagtgtagctaatttgaagtggacattgacatactatacatggactgctagtagccaacttcacgatggttccacttttaacggacaaaacactagcgcaaagagggctatgcggaaaaattgtgtaacatttaatactcatatccactgctgtcgtttttgctactatagtactattttattattttcagagtcaactgctactctacccacggacgaaaactactccccaaaataaaacagaaaagaaatttgtatataatgccccaataatagtgcaacagcagaaagaaaattttcagatataagccttataaaagataaaaaaagaaattcactcaGGGTAGAAACGGTAAATGCCCTACTAACTGCTAAGGAActccttaaaataaatttcacagATAAATGGGAgccatcgaaaactttaatcgagaataacaaatcattgtataaggcgccagttatagctatcattggttttcatcattgaaaacaaacattagaatttttttggcaggtcgtttatagctatcctttttctgtcattgaaaaaaattcccgattgaaatccaccgacaaaattttactgagagaaatctatcattggaattgtgtgaaattggaacacaaatcagtggaacgattcgtttcatctttgaacataaagtatcagctgttcaggaaaatgaatttccgtcagttgtagagaaaaataaatgcgcaattacacttttttctcaaaaaacaaattctttgtgtgattttcgATAgatgattatataattttcatttctaatcaaagggaaacaccgtcttgatcgatttcaatggtagCTATAACTGACCCCTTAATGAttgtaactgaaaatatgaaacatcgaatttacaataatgactttaatttattcttgaatatttaaacatgtatgttgatgtaaaatataatttcaattgtcaatttcttatttaataaaaaaaagttatgaatttaaattatttatttcaactatattattttaaaatgttggcctttaagcagtgaaagcaaaaatttggtacgacattatatccttctatttgtctgttttcggaacattaaccttcgcaataggccaattaacttcgaatttggacatttttattttcagtttttaagtttgttcatgttgttttttgttttactcctcaatttaagaaaatgctccccaaaatgatagaaaaatactacttttgaaatttttaaaacgacagcactgctcacagcaaaaaaaacctggcatcgtttgtcttcaacaaattatactagatgtcagtactttctatgtcagaaaaagattttctcaactaaatacaaacagatgtcgctaaatatttcatacCTTTTTTTGCCACTGGGCCTGaaagggctagtgtagctaatttgaagtggacattgacatactatacatggactgctagtagccaacttcacgatggttccacttttaacggacaaaacactagcgcaaagagggctatgcggaaaaattgtgtaacatttaatactcatatccactgctgtcgtttttgctactatagtactattttattattttcagagtcaactgctactctacccacggacgaaaactactccccaaaataaaacagaaaagaaatttgtatataatgccccaataatagtgcaacagcagaaagaaaattttcagatataagccttataaaagataaaaaaagaaattcactcaGGGTAGAAACGGTAAATGCCCTACTAACTGCTAAGGaactccttaaaaaaaatttcacagataaatgggagccatcgaaaactttaatcgagaataacaaatcattgtataaggcgccagttatagctatcattggttttcatcattgaaaacaaacattagattttttttggcaggtcgtttatagctatcctttttctgtcattgaaaaaaattcccgattgaaatccaccgacaaaattttactgagagaaatctatcattggaattgtgtgaaattggaacacaaatcagtggaacgattcgtttcatctttgaacataaagtatcagctgttcaggaaaatgaatttccgtcagttgtagagaaaaataaatgcgcaattacacttttttctcaaaaaaacaaattctttgtgtgattttcgATAgatgattatataattttcatttctaatcaaagggaaacaccgtcttgatcgatttcaatggtagCTATAACTGACCCCTTAATGAttgtaactgaaaatatgaaacatcgaatttacaataatgactttaatttattcttgaatatttaaacatgtatgttgatgtaaaatataatttcaattgtcaatttcttatttaataaaaaaaagttatgaatttaaattatttatttcaactatattattttaaaatgttggcctttaagcagtgaaagcaaaaatttggtacgacattatatccttctatttgtctgttttcggaacattaaccttcgcaataggccaattaacttcgaatttggacatttttattttcagtttttaagtttgttcatgttgttttttgttttactcctcaatttaagaaaatgctccccaaaatgatagaaaaatactacttttgaaatttttaaaacgacagcactgctcacagcaaaaaaaacatggcatcgtttgtcttcaacaaattatactagatgtcagtactttctatgtcagaaaaagcttatctcaactaaatacaaacagatgtcgctaaatatttcataactttttttgccactgtgcctgaaagggctagtgtagctaatttgaagtggaaccatttttattcaaattttgtatggaaaatttacaccactagcagtccatgtatagtatgtcaatggaagtggaaccatttttattcaaattttgtatggaaagttcacaccactagcagtccatgtatagtatgtcaatggttTCAAAGATCGAGAATTACACCATGAATCGTGTGTTTGGTTCCTTAATTAAACACTCAACAAACCCCACCAGAATGTATGGCTGGACATTTTAACAACCCTGAAAAAGAGTTTTGACAcaataggaaaataaaaaaaaacaactaattcCGTTACCGCAAAGCCTGAAAGAAGTCGCGATTTCGACGAAAAGCAAAAGATCCTtctcaaataaatcaaattaaaagaaaacaaacattaataattcattaatttataagaatttaTAACCATCCAACCgctcataaaataaaagaagtgaGAAAATGTCTGATTGGGCTAAAAAAGCGGAGGATCAAGAAATCTCTAATTTGGTAAGAAAATCCTTTAAAGTTGGCTAACAcagtcaatatatttctttaccATGTGCTTGAAGGTCGACAAATTAgacataaaaaagaaagatgttGATCCAGTTCCAGAGGAAACTAAAACCGCTCAACCAGCTCCTCAAGAAGAGCAAGCCGACATTGTAAGGTGCGTAAAGTTGGTCTATGTTTTGAGTATTTCTAAACCTCACTTATGTATGTGGCAGgacagatattttatttgtttttctttaaattgttccaCAGCCCCGCTGAAGcgagtttacttttgaaaatcataCGAAAGGGATTAGTGGAGTCTAAGTTAGACTTGGAAGTTCAGCGAAAAGATCCAACATCGCCATTGCATTCTGTTAAGACGTTCGAAGCCTTGCATTTGTAAGTAcacattatattttgtttgtatcctTACATCTATGAATATACTTGCTTTTTACTTGTTTCCTTATATACATAGATAGGTATTTAggtatgtaaaacaaaaaacaattcgtCCGATTATGTCTTTCCTTGTAGGCTGATGACGTGTTATCACAATGATCAGGaagaaatttatattaaaaaacatattttgtacaTGCTTTGATCATTTGAATCGTAATTTTGGGATCAcgctaaaattgttttagaataatttaaatattgaaatcacaTACATGATAGAGAACCTACCTTCCTGACAAAAACCTATTAAATCATTAACTTTGGTTTCGTTTCCAGTCTCATAGGCTCTAAAGCAGACTCTTTGTTTATAGAGTTGCATGtgaaatttggttttgatgCATTTAGTATGCTCTTTTATAAAgagaattttgttgttttcttagtaaaaagataaaaacttacaaattagATAATATAGTACCTATGCAGTGCTCGCGCTTATCCGAAACAGATTGTAGTACCTACATGGGGGACGTTATTCTTTCTGAATTAACTGACAGTTGTCtgcttattatttatattttgaaatttaggttccaaattattttgattgcTTGTTTTTATGTGTCAATTTACTCTTTAATGTTCAGGGCAGAAATTGATAGTTTTAGTTTCAACTTGTCGATGGTCTGAaggtgtatattttgttttcaaaaaaaaaagtcggtttACGGAAACCAATTCAAAAAGAATTCCTCAAGAATTCCGCTGCATGGTGGTTCCATTGGCgtcaaaagaaatgttttaccaCGGGGCCGATATAGAAAACATTAGCTCAAGGGAAACCAGCTTGggtgaacaaattaaaaataaccatTTGAAAACACAACATCTAAGTATTAAATGCAGAGATCGCAGTCCCTAGGAACCTTGAGGACCTCATGATTGAGCTATAAAGCCCTACCATGGGAATACCAAAATCAGTTTGGATCtaaaaagaaagttttcatCTACGAGTAATAAgagtatttcataaaaaaagcttttttttaaaaaaaaaaaaaacagaaaagtatAGGAGAAGCTTCGCCTATGAAAAATAAGCAAATGAACTACAATAAcaaaagaagaataaatttCAATAGCAATGTTGTATCTGGGAGAAAGTTGACACTTGTTAAGTTTTGATTGCTACCGGCATCCGAACTCTATATCAatccctttttttcaaattattattcttaGAAAACCGGAGTTACTTAAAGGTATCTATGCTATGGGTTTCAATGCGCCATCAAAAATACAAGAAACAGCTCTGCCGACACTGCTCGCCGATCCCCCGCAAAACATGATTGCTCAAAGTCAGTCAGGAACAGGAAAAACGGCTGCTTTCGTTTTAGCAATGTTAAGCCGAGTTGATACAAAACTCGAATATCCCCAGGTAGGTATATGtgacatcatttttttttatgtgacGATAATGGTGTATGTGATTATATTTTAAGGTTCTTTGTTTATCGCCTACATATGAGCTTGCAATACAAACTGGTGAAGTAGCCGCTCGAATGGCACAATATTGTCCGGAAATCAAATTAAAGTTCGCAGTTAGAGGAGAAGAAGGTAAAAGCACAAaccattaaatttattatattccCTATTTTAAtcgcatttttgttttataagttcCTCATAATACAAAGCTAAATGACCACATAATTATTGGAACTCCTGGAAAAATTCTCGATTGgggaattaaatataaatttttcgatttgaaaaaaatacgtgTTTTCGTTTTGGATGAGGCTGATGTTATGATTGCCACCCAGGGTCATCATGATCAATGTATTCGGATTCATAAGTAGGGTTTTattcattaaattcattatttattattatgaaaaacaTTCCATGTTAATTAGGCAGTTATCTCCAAAATGTCAAATGCTTTTCTTTTCGGCAACATACGAAAAAGATGTAATGGATTTCGCGCAGCATATTGTAAAGGATCCAACTATTATACGGTTAGTAGATTTGACGTTGTCTGCTTTAACACACTTTTAATCCATATAAATGCCTATGGTTTCAGATTATTAAGAGAGCAAGAGTCTTTGGACAACATCAAACAATACTACGTGAAATGTAAAAACGAAGACGAAAAATATCAAgctattcaaaacatttatggTGGCATAACTATTGGCCAAGCTATAATATTTTGCCacgtaatatttttataaaaacatacattttaatatgTTTGAACGAATTTTACGTAATGAATAATATTGCAGACGAGAAAAGCAGCTGGTTGGCTCGCTGGTAAAATGTCACAAGATGGTCACTCTGTTGCAGTTCTTTCTGGAGATCTAACTGTCGAACAACGATTAGCTGTTCTCGATAGATTCAGAGCTGGCTTAGAGAAAGTTCTTATCACAACAAATGTGCTGTCAAGAGGTAGAATAGGCAATTGAGTACGgttgagaatttaaaaacttatgcaaattgtatttataaggTATTGATGTCGAGCAAGTGACAATTGTTGTCAATTTCGATTTACCAATGGACATCAAGGGCAACGCAGACTGTGAGACTTATCTACATCGTATTGGAAGAACAGGTCGCTTTGGTAAGTTAAGTTAAAGTGTATTTGTCCGGTACTGTTGTGACTTgcttatttttcgttgcaggCAAAAATGGAATTGCTATCAACCTTATAGATAGTGACAAAGCAATGGCCAATTGTCGCACTATTGAAGCACATTTCCAAAAGAAAATAGAGTTCCTTAATGCAGAGAATTCTGATGAAATCGAGAAGATTGCTACTTAAGCGTTTccatataatttatatataaatataattgacttgtaaaatttatttgcggaattcatttatatttttattttgattttgtttatatgtttgATACATTATCATTAAAAGAagtgtatatttatataaagataaaataatgaaCTAATTTcggttaataaaattgttttaggccaattaaattaatcaaaaattaattaaaataaatctttttttacattaatgcagtatattgtttttatttcttgtaaattaatattttgtgtgttttcttaACGtaggaaaagatctcaccgatgctttttatgtcaaaaaatgttcagaaaaggcgatgcactgtcatgtgaatTCTTCAAAATCGTTCTTTAAAGAAATTTGCTAAACTTAATCCTCAACTCTAGGGACACAATCTACCAAAGATCCGTCCAATTACTaggatattgacataattgtgAAGGACAAGATACAACGACAAACTTTCCCTTCAGAAAAGTTGTTGGATCTGATGCGTtgttcatattatttattttgtattaataacgtattaaaatataacttttagCGAGACATGGTGGTGTTTGTCTATAAAATATGTGAGATTAATCAGATCCAACGGATACCTTTATGTTGGTTTGTACTATCCATTTAAAGTTTGAGGTCCAAAGGTTATGAGAAAAATTTTTACC
This window contains:
- the LOC129946211 gene encoding DEAD-box helicase Dbp80; this encodes MSDWAKKAEDQEISNLVDKLDIKKKDVDPVPEETKTAQPAPQEEQADIVSPAEASLLLKIIRKGLVESKLDLEVQRKDPTSPLHSVKTFEALHLKPELLKGIYAMGFNAPSKIQETALPTLLADPPQNMIAQSQSGTGKTAAFVLAMLSRVDTKLEYPQVLCLSPTYELAIQTGEVAARMAQYCPEIKLKFAVRGEEVPHNTKLNDHIIIGTPGKILDWGIKYKFFDLKKIRVFVLDEADVMIATQGHHDQCIRIHKQLSPKCQMLFFSATYEKDVMDFAQHIVKDPTIIRLLREQESLDNIKQYYVKCKNEDEKYQAIQNIYGGITIGQAIIFCHTRKAAGWLAGKMSQDGHSVAVLSGDLTVEQRLAVLDRFRAGLEKVLITTNVLSRGIDVEQVTIVVNFDLPMDIKGNADCETYLHRIGRTGRFGKNGIAINLIDSDKAMANCRTIEAHFQKKIEFLNAENSDEIEKIAT